CGTGCCCCGGACGATCGCACTGCTGAAGCCGCTGACGGCGCGCAGCGACATCGCTCTTCGTCTCGTCGGCAGCGACGAGCGCGCCGACGCGCGGATCATCGCGAAGAGCATGCTGCGCGCTGACGAGCATTTCGTGTCGCTGTGGAGCGAGCGCTATGTCGCGGCCCTGCCGCCGTCGCATCCGCTGACGCTGAAGGACAAGCTCCGTGCCGCCGATCTCGCCGACGTCCCCCTGATCGACCGCTGCCATTGCGAGCAGAGCGCATTCTTCGGCCGCAATGCGCAGCGGCGCCAGACCGCGGCAATCGCGCAGTCGGAAGACTGGGCGATGGCGCTGGTCGCGGCCGGCGTCGGCATCGCCATCGTCCCGGAAGGGGTGGCACGCGGCAATCCTGATGTCGCCGTGCGCGAGATCGAGGTCAAGGTGAAGCGCGAGGTCGGCCTCGCCTATCGCGCATCGGCCCCGCTGTCGGACGCGCTGAAGGAGTTTGTGGGGAAGCTGCAGAAGCTGCGGCGAAAGCCTGATCGGACGGGCGCGCGCAATGCGCCTAGCCCTTCACCACGACCGCGCGGCCGTAAGGCGGCTGGCTCATGACCGGCGGGTTGGCGGTCTGGGCGGCGAGCTCGCCGATCAGACGGTCGGCATCGGCGGCCATGCCGTCGGGCGCCTGGATCACCAGCCGCTCCAGCGCCCAACGATAGGACGAGACGCGCTGCTCCAGGCACTGCTGCACCCATTGCACGATCAGCGAGTTCTCCTGCATGCGCGCGACCGCATCGTCCCTCTCCCGCGGCGAGAGCGCGGAGACGCGCGGCATGGTGGCATCGCGCTTCCTGTCGAGGTCGATGACGCGGATCGCGGAGGCGAAGAACGGCTCGAAGCGGGTGATGTCGTTGCGGACGTCCTCGATCAGCTGCGCATAGCGCGAGGAGTGCGAGCGGTGCGGCTCGTCGATCAGCGTGCGACCGTACATGGTGCGGTCGAACACGATCTTCTGGCGCCAGGGCGAGGGCAGCGGCTTGTAGTCGCCGAACACGCTTTTCCACGCCGGGCGCGACAGCGGCGGCTCGATCATGGGATAGGCGAGATCGCGAAGCTGGCGTTCCTCGTCGGTGAGCTGGAATTGCGAAGCGTTCAGGCCGACGCTGCCGGTGGCCTCGACGCCGAGCCAGCGATGCATGTCGTCGCTGCGCATGTCGGCGCGGGTGCGGCCGAAATCGCCGCCGCTGCAGGCGGCGAGGCTCGCGCCGACGCCTGCGAGCAGGATGGGCAATAGGACTTTGCGGATCTGACGGGGGGCTTCCGGCATTGCAACAGCCGGACTAGCGGCGGCGACGACGGCGCCCCGGCGCTGTGCCCTGCTCCGGCCCGCGATCGCCGCTGGTTTCGTCGCTCTCGCGCTCGATGCGGATCACGGGGAGAATCACGATCGTTCCCGTGTCCGTGCGCGGTGTGGCGTCCCCCGACGAGCCTACCCGGCGACCGGCCGGAAATTCGATGATGGTCCCCATGTCAGCTCTCTTCAATTGCCGCGCGACCGAACGCGCCCCTGCAACATGGCTTCATTAAGATCAGCTCATGGTTAACGGGGTGTAAACATGCCCCTCGGGACCGTAACCACACGGCCCCGCCCGCCGTCCCGTTGCGGCACGATAATGCCTTAAATTGCCGAGCGGGCTTCACGCCTCGTTTTCCTTAACGAGGCTTTAAACGAACCTGCGCTAGGTTCGCGCCAAGTGTCTCTTCCAAGTTGCGTACCTCTCCATGACCAAGTCGCTGTTTCCCGGATTCGACGGGCTGATGACCCTGTCACGTCGTGAAGGCGTCGATGTTCGTCCGACGCTGCTGCGCGTGCTGACCGACCTCTATGTTCAGGCAAGCACCCACAGCGGCGACGAGCAGCGGCAATTCGTCGAGCTCGCCACGCGGCTGATCGACCAGGTCGACGATGCGACGCGCGCGGCCATCAAGGCGAAGCTCGCGATCTACCCGCAGACGCCGGTTCCGGTCCTGCAGAAGCTCGGGCTGGTCGCAACCCAGGAAGGCCGCAGGGTTCCGCTCGCGCGCGAGATCCCCGCGCCGGCATCGGCGCCCTCACCCAGCCGCGCGCCGACCGATGCAGAAGCGCGCATGGCCACCAGCATGGCGATGCAGCCCAAGGAGGCGGCCGAGATCCATGACATGTTCTTCCGCGCCGGCGCCTCCGAGCGCGCGCTGATCCTGCACAATCTGGCGCAGACGCCGCTGAAAGCCGCGCCGCGAATCCCGACCGTGCGCGCCAAGCGCGCGATCCAGATCCTGGAGATGGCGGCAATCGCCAATGACGTCGAGAACTTCACCTATGAGCTCGGCGACAGCCTGATCCTGCCCTCGCGCGTTGCCGCGCAAATCGTCGATGATGCCGGCGGCGAGGCGCTCGCGGTCGCCGCGCGCGCGCTCGACATGCCGAGCCCGAACTTCCAGCGCATCCTCTTGTTCTTCAAGCCGGAGATCGGCAACTCCGTGAACGAGGTGTACCGGCTGTCGCGACTCTACGACCGCCTCAGCGACCGCTCGGCGCTGGTGATGCTGGCGGCCTGGCGCGGCTCCACGCTCGCCGTGACGCGCGCAAAATACCAGCCCGCGCTGCATGACGGCGAGCGCCAGCGCGCCCGTGCCGGCGCGAGCCAGACGCGCCCGGGCGTGCAGCCCGGCTCCGCGCCGGCGGTGCGGACGGGAACTGACGGGTCCGACCGCTAAAGCGCGATGAGATTAGGATGAATCGTCATCGCGCTTCAGGTTGTTGTTTGAACATGATCTTTTCGGAAAACCGCTGCGCACTTTTCCGGATCATGCTTTAGGTCTTCGCCAAATCCAGAAAATGCCGCCCGGCGCGGTCTTCGGTCTCGACGATCCAGGCGTCGGGATCGAAGCGGAGCTCCTTGGTCAGGCGCTCCTCGATCGTGTGCTCCGGCAGGGGCTGCTGCGCGACCGGCACGAAGAAGCGATCGACGGGGCGGCCGTCCTCATAGACGGTCTGCGGCGCCGGCACGTAGAGCATCGCGTTGCCGTCGAGCAGCGACACCTTGACGAACACTGCGCCCGCCTCCTCGGCGCCACGGCGGCGCACCGCGCCGAACACGCCCTCGTTTTGGCAGCGGCGCAGATAAGCGGAGACCCAGATGTTTGATTTCAGGCGCATGAGCTAACCCGCCGCGGAAGTACGCTTGCGCTTCACCACCTTGAGCAATTCTTTATCGATCCTGCTCTGCCACCCCGGACCTTCCGCCTTGAAATGGTCGACCACCACGGGACTTAGGCGCAAGGTCACCTGCCGCTTTGTCGGTGCTTTATTGGGACCGCGGCCCTTCCGCATACCTGGGAAAACCTCATCGAAAGTCTTGGCCCTGGCGAAGTCATCCTTGGTCCATTCCGGATTGTCGCTCACCGCACGCATGTCCCGCGCGGTGTAACCCTTCTTAGCGACGGTTTTCTTCATAGAGCCTCCTTTCTTTCTTGCTGGCAGGGCGCATGCTGACGATGCTTACGCCCTCAGCTCCGCGGGTCGCGAAGATGACTGAGACAACGCCACGAATGTTAATGCCGATCGCGCGCCAGCGGTTGCCATAGGTGGCCAAAACCAAGGCATTGTCGAAGAAGGTCTCGTTGAGATCCGCGAAATCCATCCCGTGCTTGTCGAGATTGGCCCGGCGCTTCGGTTCGTCCCAAACGATCTTCACAGGATTATTTTGTAGCTACAAAATAATCCTAAGTCAATTGTGATGAAGTGTCCGCCCGCGCAGCGGCAGCGAGGGCCGTCAGGAGCGTGGATATGCGCAACCCCGACAATTATTCGACGGGGTGGCCGATCACGGCGGCGAGCTCGCGCAGCAGGCGATCCGACACCTGGCCGGTGACGGGCATCTTGTGCTCGCGCTCGAACTTCTGGATCGCGGACTGGGTCTCGCCGCCCATCGTGCCCGTGATCTTCAGATTGCCGTAGCCGTATTCGGACAGCGCGCGCTGCACGCCGGCGATGCGCCGCGCGGCCGGGCTCTGCGGCAGCGGGATCGGTGCCGGCGGCCGCATCGCGGACGACGGCGTCGCGGCCGTCGCCTTGACCAGATTGGTCATGGGATCGTTGCCCGCGCGCGCCGTCGATGCGGTTGCCTCGACCGGCTTCTCCACAGGCTTCTCGGCAACTCTTTCGGCGGGCTTGGGCTCGACGCGAAACTCCGTCGCCCTCGGCTCGAGCGGCGAGGTGTCGGCGCCGACGGGACGCGGACGCGGCAACGGATTCGACAGCGGCACCGACGAGGGCACGGGCAGATTGATCACGGTGCCGAACATCGGCGCCGGATGGCGGCCGGTCTGCAGGAACAGCGCATTGGCGACGATCGCGGCGATGGCGGCAACGGCGACGAGACCGGCCAGCGTGTCCTTCGGGCTGTGCAGCAGCACGCGCATCACGAGGTTACGCTCGGTCTCGACGTCGATGACCGCAGCCTTGGCCCCACCCTTGGCGCCACGGCGGCGCGGAGCGGCTTCGTCCTTGGCAGACTTCTTAGGCACTTTTCTTCACCAGAGCGGGTTGGTCGTTGAGGTCTTCGTGAATTTCTTCGTGAATTTGGTCGTAGGCTTCCTGGCGCAACACCGGCGTCAAGGTCGTGACCTTGCTGTCAAACGGCTTGCCATCGAAGATCGTGGTTTGCGGCGGCGTGTAGACGAGCGGCAGCTTGACGGTGACGGCGGTGCCCTCGCCTAACCTGCTTTGTACCGTCAATTCGCCGAGATGCAACGCCACGAGACTCTTCACGATGGAAAGTCCAAGGCCGGTGCCTTCATGGCGGCGCTGATAGGTCTTGCCGGCCTGGAAAAACGGCGCGCCGATGCGCTTGAGATCGTCGGGCGCAATGCCGACGCCGGTGTCGCTGATGCGCAGCGTGAGCTGCGAGCTTGATGCCGCGGCCGTCACGGTGACCTGGCCGCCGCGCTCGGTGAACTTGATGGCGTTGGCGACGAGGTTGAGCACGATCTGCTTGAAGGCGCGCGGATCGCCGGTGATCACGGGCAGATCCTGCGGCGCATCGGTGATGAGGTCGATGCCGTTCTCCCGCGCCTTCAGCGCCAGAAGGTTGCAGCAATGCATCAGCGAGGCGCGCGGCGCGAACGGCTCGGACGCGATCTCGAAATTGCCCGATTCCATCTTGGACATGTCGAGGATGCCGTTGACGACCGACAACAGATGCTGGCCGGACGCGTTGATGAGCTCTGCGTATTCCTTGCGCTGGGCCGCACCCAGCATCAGGGTCTGCTCCTGCGCGATCATCTCGGAGAAGCCGATGATGGCATTGAGCGGCGTGCGCAGCTCGTGGCTCATGGTGGCGAGGAAGCGCGTCTTGGCGGCATCGGCCGCCTCGGCGGCGCTGCGGGCCTGGTCGAGTGCCTGCTCGGACAGCTTGCGGTCGGTGACGTCGCGCATCACCGCGACGACCTCGGCCTCGCGCGTGACATCCCCGCTCATATCCTGATCGAGCGGCCGGCAGCGCATCTCGACCCAGATGAAATCGACGTGATAATTTCCTTGGCCGCGCTCGGCCCCATCGGGCTCGCGCCGCAGCCGGAACTCGACGCTGCGCACGTCGCCGCGCGCGGCATCCGACAGCGCGGTAAGATAGGCCGGACGATCGGCGACATGGACGCGGTCGAACAGTCCGTGACCGAGCAGCTGCGCGACCGGCATGCCGAGCATGGCCTCAACGGCCGGCGAGATGAACTGCACCGCGCCGTTGCGCTGATGCCGCGAGATGACGTCGCTCATGTTGCGCGCCAGCAGGCGATAGCGCTCCTCCTCGCGCGACAGCAGCGTCACGCTGGTGCGCGTGAGCGACTCGGCGCCGAACGCGAGGCCCGCGGAATAGAGCGTCGCGGATGCGACGCCGAAAGCCATCAGCACGCCGCGTTCGGCGGCGCTGATGTCGCCCGCCGGCAGCCAGCCGAGCTGGCTGAAGAGGATCAGCAGCGCCGCGCAGGAGAGCGCAAGCAGTGAGGCGAAGGCGGCGACGCGGCGCGAGGCCGAGAGCGCAGCTTCAAGGGGAACCACGACCAGCCAGATCGCGGCGAAGGATTCGATGCCGCCGGTGGTGCCCGCGATCGCCATGATCAGGCCGGCGAGCGCCAGCGACGACAGCACATGCGCGCCTTCGTAGCGGCCGGTGCGCGACAGGAACCAGGACAACAGGATGGGCGCGATCAGCCACGCGAAGGCGGCGACCTCGATCGCGCTCGGCGCACCGCGCATGGCAAGATAGACGGGAAATGCGGCGAAGGCGGCCAGGCTGCCGAGCAGCCGCGGCGCCATGAAGGCACGATGGCGCGCACGCGTCAGCGCATCGTAACGCGCGGAGGGATGCAGCAGCGCATCGAGACAATCGCGGATGATACTCAAAACTGTCACGGGTCTCGCGCTTCGGCTCACTCGTCAAAAGACGCGCCGGAACGCCTCCTTGTCGTTGAGCCACCGTGTCAGAGCGACCTTAAACGAGTGCTAAGGCAGCGCCGCGCGCGGCCGTACACGGTGTCAACACGGGGCTTTTTAGACGATTTGACGACGTCTTCAGCGGGGATGGTGAACACAGGGTTTCATTGTCCCGCTCATGGTTTCGAAATGGTGGATGCGGCAGCCCGAAAGATCGCTTCCGTCCCGGCATCAATCGAAATCGACGAGGCCGCGCCCTCGCGAAGTTTTTTGCGTCAATTTTCCGCGAATTAAGCTCGAAGCAATCACTTGCGATTTATCGAGAGTTGCTAGGTCGCAAGCCCGCGGACATCGCCGCGGCGGGATCTAACATACAGGTCGATCAGATGCGCTTTCTGCTCCGCATCACATTCTGGCTCGGGCTCGTGCTCGTGCTGCTGCCGCGGGACAAGACGCCCGAATCAGAGAAGCTGCCGCAGGTCGGCGCCGCCGATGCGGTGCAGGCCGCGACCGCGGCCGTGTCCGACATGAGCCAGTTCTGCAAGCGCCAGCCGGCGGCCTGCGAGGTCGGCGGACAGGCCGCGACCATCATCGGCCAGCGCGCCCAGGACGGCGCGAAGAAGATCTACCAGATCATCAACGACAAGAAAGAGCAGATCACCAACGACAAGAACGACGCCAAGAACGACAACAAGAGCTACAACAAGAAGGCGCCGGACCACACCGGCTCGATCGCGCTGGCCGGCGAAGGCGACATTGCGACGAGCGAGGCGCCGCGCGACACCCTGATCCAGGACGATCTCGCGCTGGAATGGCGCGGCCCGTCGCAGGCGAATTAGACCCCAAACCCTATCGATTTCGGCTCTTCGCGTCCCTATATTGGCTCGAACAGGAACTTTGGGCCGATATGACGACGATCGACGAAATCAGGGACAATTTCGAGCTTCTGGACGAGTGGGACGACCGCTACCGGTACGTCATCGAGCTCGGCCGCACCCTGGAACCGATGCCGGAGGCCGAGCACTCCGCCGCGAACAAGGTGAATGGCTGCGTCAGCCAGGTCTGGCTCCAGAAGCTGGTCGAGCGCGATGGTGGCGCGCCGGTCCTGAAATATCGCGGCGACAGCGACGCCCACATCGTGCGCGGCCTGGTCGCGATCGTGCTCGCGCTCTATTCGGGCCGCACGCCGCAGCAGATCCTCGATACCGACGCGATCGCCGTGTTCAACGAGTTCGGCTTCCGCGATCACCTGACCCCGCAGCGTTCCAACGGCCTTCGCTCGATGGTCGAGCGCATCAAGACCGACGCGAAAGAGGCACTGGCGGAAGCGTCGTAGGAAGTGCCGTAGGGTGGGCAAAGGCGCTCTTGCGCCGTGCCCACCAGTTGTCATTGATCACACTCGGAACGGTGGGCACGCTTCGCTTTGCCCACCCTACGAGGTCCGAGGCCGGACTACTTCCGCTTCCGCTGCTGCTGTCCGAGGCCCATCTGCTTGGCCAGTTGCGAGCGCGCCACCGCGTAGTTCGGGGCGACCATGGGATAGTCGGCCGGCAGGCCCCATTTCTCGCGGTATTGCTCCGGCGTCATGTTGTACTGCGTGCGCAGATGGCGCTTCAGCGACTTGAAGCGCTTGCCGTCCTCGAGGCACACCAGATAGTCCGGCGCGATCGACTTCTTCAGCGACACCGCCGGCTTGGCCGGCTCGAGCGGCACCCCCTCGGATCGGCCTGACGACACCCGCACGAGCGCGCCGTGCACCTGGCTGATCAGGTTCGGAATCTCGGCAGCCGGCGTCGGATTGTTGCCGACATAGGCCGACACGATGCTCGCCGTCAGCTCGATGAAATTCTTGGCCCCGGCATCCGACATGGGCTCGACCTTTCCCTAAATCTGGTCTCTGCGCAGAGACGCCACCAAAGTATTCCCTGTCAACAATACGTTCGGCTGAAATGAGACGACTGACGAATATGGGCTGATTACTGACGACGAGACAAGTACGGCAGTGCTTTACTTGGACGCGGCGGAGCTCAGCCCCGCTGGTCGAGATGGGCGCGCAGCTCGTCGATCGAGGCAAAACGCATCATGCCCTCCGGCATCTGCGCTTCGATCGAGCCGTCGGAATAGAGCGAATAGGCCATGCCGTCGACGACGCCGGATTTCAGCACCGTCACGGGCGCCTCCTCGGCCGGCGGCTCCGGCGCGGGCGGCGGCGGTGGTGGTGACGACGGAGCAGCTTCAGCAAAGCTCGATGGCGAGCGCTGTGGCGGCGGCGGGCGGCGCGGCGCGGCCGGCGGCTCGCCTGGCCGACCACGGTCCGGCCTCGGCCAGGCGTCGTCGAAGCTTGCGGGCGGCGTCTCCTGAGCCTCCGTGGGCGCTCCAGGCGGCTGCGGTGGCGCGCCCTCGGCGGCCTTCGCCTCCGCCCGCTCGCGCTCCTTGCGCGAGGTCGAGGCGAACAACAAATTGCGCCGGCGCGGCGCTTCGGGAACTGCGGGCGGAGCTTCCGGCTCCGGCGGCGATGGCTCGGCGCGCGGACGTTCGCGTGCGGCGGCTTCGCTCTGCCAGGGCGGCGGGCTTGCGGCTGGAGGTAGCGGCGGCGCGGGCTCGCTCCTTGCCGCCGGGGCAAGCGCCGGCTCGGGCGCGGGCGCGCCCGGGATCGCAAGGCCCGGCAGCACGGGCCTGACGCGAACCTCGGACGGCGCGGCCGATCCCGCCAGCCGGCGCGCGATGGCCCTCAGCTCGAGCACCACGAAATGCAGGCCGACCAGTAGCATTCCGGAGCAGACGCCAATGGTGCCCGAGATTATGAGGGTGCTGCCGAGGCTGAATTCCCTGACGGTGAAGCCAAAAGCGACCGCAAGGAGGCCCGCCACGACGGCGACGATGCCCGCGATCAACAATGCCAAGGTCATCGAACCTACCCCAGGTCGCGCATCCACACGCGACATCCTCTACGCCACGATACCGTCATACTATGTTCCACGCCAACGGCGAATTGTAGGCCGCGTTCCTAAAGGGAAGGAAATCAGGGACTTATTCACATTCCCTTCAGCTAGGATTCGCTACTGCTAGACTGCTTCATGTTCCCGGTTTTGCTGCATCGCATCAGGAATTTAGCCATAATGCCCAATTACTTGGTTATGGAACTGCGCTATACGGAGTCCGGGGAACAGGCCCGCGCGCACCAGCAGGGCCGAGAGGGGATTCCGGGTCACCAATAGCCATGACATCCATCACGACTTCGGCGATCGACACGCCTCTGCGGCGCTCGGTCGAACGGACTTGCGACGATCTCGCCATGCTGGTGCTGGCCGCGGTCGCCGTCATCGCAGGCTTGACCTTCCGCGACTACGGGCTCGGCTGGGACGACTACACCCACGCTGAATATGCCGACCTGCTGCTGCGCATGTTCGGTTCCGGCTTCAAGGACACCGCGGCGCTCTCCTTCGCCAACCTCTATATGTATGGCGGCGGCTTCGATATGGTCGCGGCCCTCCTGCACAAGGTCATTCCGCTCGAGCTGTTCGAGACGCGACGCCTGGTCGGCGCGGTTGTCGGCGTAATCGGACTCGCGGTGACGTGGCGGCTCGGCCGCCGTATCGGCGGGCCCCTTGCAGGTCTTGCCTCACTCTTGCTGCTCGCGCTGTGCCCGATCTTCTACGGCCACATGTTCATGAACCCGAAGGATGCGCCCTTCGCGGTGGCCATGATCATCCTGATGCTCGGCCTCGTCCGGCTCGCGGAGGAATATCCGCAGCCTTCGCCGCGCACGATCCTGATCGTCGGCCTGGGGGCCGGCCTTGCGCTCGGCACGCGCATTCTCGGCGGCCTTTCGCTGGTTTACGCCATGGTCGGCTTCCTGCCGCTGTTCCTGGAGGAACTTCGCAACGAAGGCTTGCGCGAGGCGGTGCGCCGCTTCGCCCATGTGGTCTATGTGCTGTTGCCCGGCCTCGTGTTCGGCTATCTCGTGATGGGCCTGATCTGGCCGTGGTCGATCATGGAGCCCGGCAATCCTTTCGAGGCGCTGACCTATTTCTCGCACTTCTTCGAGAAGCCCTGGAAGGAGATGTTCGACGGCGCGATCGTGTCCGTGCCCGACATGCCCTGGTCCTATCTGCCGACGCTGTTCGCGCTGCAGCTGCCCGAGGTGATGCTGGTGCTGATGGGCGGCGCCGTGGTCAGCACCTTCGCGCTGCTGCCGCGCCGCGAGGTCCCGGCACGCCGCAAGACCATCCTGTTGATGCTGACGCTCGCTGCGACGCTGCCGCTCGCGATCGCGATGGTGAAGCGGCCGGCGCTGTACAACGGCATCCGCCATTTCGTGTTCGTGATCCCGCCGATGGCGGTGCTGGGCGGCATCGCCTTCGCCTGGACCATGGAACGCCTGCGCGCCAACCACCGCACCTGGCAGCCGGTCGTGCTCGCGACCTTCTGCTTTGGCCTTGCGCTCTCGCTCGCCGAGATGATCCGGCTGCATCCCTATCAATACACGCACTTCAACCACATCGCCGGCACCGTGCGCGGCGCCGACGACCGCTTCATGCTGGACTATTGGGGTCTCGCGCTCAAGCAGGCCTCCGACGAGCTGCGCGAGCAGCTGGTCGAGCGCCAGGAAGTGCCGCCGGTCAATCGCAAATGGAAGGTGGCGGTGTGCGGTCCACAGCGTCCGGCGCAGGTCGCGCTCGGCCCCGACTTCACCATCGGCTGGGATTCCAACGCGGCCGACTTCGCCATGACGCTCGGCGAGTTCTACTGCAAGGGCCTCACCGCGCCCGTGATGGTCGAGATCAAGCGCGACGACGTCGTGTTCGCCCGCGTCTACGACATCCGCGGCCGCAGCATTTCCAGCCTGCTGTCGGTTCCGGCGCCGTAATAATCTTCTACAGCGCAGCCCGCTCCATGCGGGCTACGCTGAACTGCCGCGCTCTTGACGCGCCTTGCTGCAAGCTCAGACCAAGACTACGCTCCCTCCCCGCAACAACGATGTTCGGAGAGATGACCATGTCACCAGCGGAAGCGCGCCTGAAGGAAGTGCCGTCGAACATGACGGAGGCCGAGTGGCAGCAACGGGTGAATCTCGCCGCCTGCTATCGCCTCGTCGCGCTGTACGGCTGGGACGATCTGGTCGACACCCACATCTCCGCGCGCGTGCCCGGCCCCGATCATCACTTCCTGATCAACCCCTACGGGCTGATGTTCGACGAGATCACGGCCTCGAGCCTCGTCAAGGTCGACCTGCACGGCAACCAGCTCACCGAGAGCGAATACAGCATCAACCCGGCGGGCTTCACCATCCATTCGGCGATCCACGAAGTGCGCGAGGACGCGATCTGCGTGTTGCATCTCCACACACTCGACGGCACCGCGGTGTCGAGCAGCGCCGAAGGCCTCTTGCCGCTCAACCAGACCGCCCAGCTCGTCACCCACGACCTCGCCTATCACGACTATGAAGGCATCGCGCTCGACCATGACGAACGGCCGCGGCTGCAGAAGGACCTCGGCGACCACAACCACATGCTGCTGCGCAATCACGGCACGCTGACGGTCGGCCGCTCGGTCGCTTCCGCCTTCGAGCGCATGTATCACCTCGAGCGCGCCTGCTCGATGCAGGTGCGCACACGCGCGCTGGGCACGCCGGTCTATCCGGTCGAGGAAATCGCGATCGAGAAGAACACCGAGCTGCTCGCCAACCGCGACCGTGCCGAGCTGCGCGCGACCAACCTCGTCTGGCCGCCGCTGCTGCGCAAGCTCGACCGCGAGCTTCCGGGCTACCGGTCTTGAGATTCTGCGGATCTGGTGTAGGATCGTTTTCGATCGACCTCTGCACGTTTTGGAATGAAACGCCGCCCAATCCCGGGCGGCGTTTTTGTTTTGGGGCGGTCACCCGTGCCTCCACCGTCATTGCGAGGAGCTCTTGCGACGAAGCAATCCAGAGTGTTCCCGCGGAGGTATTCTGGATTGCTTCGCTTCGCTCGCAATGACGAGGAGAGAGTGTTCGTAGGCTGGAGGTCTCGTAGGGTGGGCAAAGCGGAGCGTGCCTACGTTCTTTCGTAATTATTGAGAGGTGGTGGGCACGGCGCGTTGCGCCTTTGCCCACCCTACGGCACCTCGTCTTATTTCACCTCCGCCAGTGCGGCGAGGATGCGGGCCCAGGAGCGGATGCCCTTCTGGAAGCTACGGAGGTCGTACTTCTCGTTCGGCGAGTGGATGTTGTCGTCGTCGAGGCCGAAGCCGACCAGCAGCGAGTCGAGGCCAAGCGTGCGCTTGAAGTCGGCGACGATCGGGATCGAGGCGCCCGAGCCCATCAGCACGGTCTCCTTGCCCCATTCCTCCGCCAGCGCCTTGCTGGCCGCGGCGAGCGGCTTCATGTTCCAGTCGAGCGCCACAGCGGGCGCGGCGGAATGGTCGCCGAACTCGACCTTGCAGTCGCCCGGAATCCGCGCGGTGACGTAATCGCGGAAGGCTTTCCGGATCTTCTGGGGATCCTGACCCTGGACCAGGCGGAACGAGACCTTGGCGGAGGCATGCGACGGGATCACGGTCTTCGAGCCCTCGCCGATATAGCCGCCCCAGATGCCGTTGACGTCGCAGGTCGGACGCGTGGAGGCCTGCTCGACCATCAGCCGCCCCTTCTCACCGGCGGGGAGCGACAGGCCGACCGGCTTGAGGAACGACTCCGGCGTGAAGTTGAGCTTCTTCCACTGCTCCAAGATCTCCGGCGGCGTATCCTTCACGCCGTCATAGAAGCCGGGAATGGTGATGCGATTGTCGTCGTCGAACAGGCCGCCGAGGATCTTGGTCAACACCCG
This is a stretch of genomic DNA from Bradyrhizobium sp. CB2312. It encodes these proteins:
- a CDS encoding M20/M25/M40 family metallo-hydrolase; the encoded protein is MANAQLQSVLDHIDKDFDNSLERLFSLLRIKSISADPAFAGDCKAAAEHLAKDIASLGVSTEVRPTAGHPAVVGKTGAGGRPHVIFYGHYDVQPVDPIDLWHSPPFEPVVTNHADGRKIIVARGAEDDKGQVMTFVEACRAWKKVTGSLPIDVTFLIEGEEEVGSKNFVPFVEANKDEFKADYVLVCDTGMWDPETPAITTALRGLLYEEVKITAANRDLHSGVFGGTAMNPIRVLTKILGGLFDDDNRITIPGFYDGVKDTPPEILEQWKKLNFTPESFLKPVGLSLPAGEKGRLMVEQASTRPTCDVNGIWGGYIGEGSKTVIPSHASAKVSFRLVQGQDPQKIRKAFRDYVTARIPGDCKVEFGDHSAAPAVALDWNMKPLAAASKALAEEWGKETVLMGSGASIPIVADFKRTLGLDSLLVGFGLDDDNIHSPNEKYDLRSFQKGIRSWARILAALAEVK
- a CDS encoding glycosyltransferase family 39 protein, yielding MTSITTSAIDTPLRRSVERTCDDLAMLVLAAVAVIAGLTFRDYGLGWDDYTHAEYADLLLRMFGSGFKDTAALSFANLYMYGGGFDMVAALLHKVIPLELFETRRLVGAVVGVIGLAVTWRLGRRIGGPLAGLASLLLLALCPIFYGHMFMNPKDAPFAVAMIILMLGLVRLAEEYPQPSPRTILIVGLGAGLALGTRILGGLSLVYAMVGFLPLFLEELRNEGLREAVRRFAHVVYVLLPGLVFGYLVMGLIWPWSIMEPGNPFEALTYFSHFFEKPWKEMFDGAIVSVPDMPWSYLPTLFALQLPEVMLVLMGGAVVSTFALLPRREVPARRKTILLMLTLAATLPLAIAMVKRPALYNGIRHFVFVIPPMAVLGGIAFAWTMERLRANHRTWQPVVLATFCFGLALSLAEMIRLHPYQYTHFNHIAGTVRGADDRFMLDYWGLALKQASDELREQLVERQEVPPVNRKWKVAVCGPQRPAQVALGPDFTIGWDSNAADFAMTLGEFYCKGLTAPVMVEIKRDDVVFARVYDIRGRSISSLLSVPAP
- a CDS encoding class II aldolase/adducin family protein; this encodes MSPAEARLKEVPSNMTEAEWQQRVNLAACYRLVALYGWDDLVDTHISARVPGPDHHFLINPYGLMFDEITASSLVKVDLHGNQLTESEYSINPAGFTIHSAIHEVREDAICVLHLHTLDGTAVSSSAEGLLPLNQTAQLVTHDLAYHDYEGIALDHDERPRLQKDLGDHNHMLLRNHGTLTVGRSVASAFERMYHLERACSMQVRTRALGTPVYPVEEIAIEKNTELLANRDRAELRATNLVWPPLLRKLDRELPGYRS
- a CDS encoding DUF308 domain-containing protein, which encodes MTLALLIAGIVAVVAGLLAVAFGFTVREFSLGSTLIISGTIGVCSGMLLVGLHFVVLELRAIARRLAGSAAPSEVRVRPVLPGLAIPGAPAPEPALAPAARSEPAPPLPPAASPPPWQSEAAARERPRAEPSPPEPEAPPAVPEAPRRRNLLFASTSRKERERAEAKAAEGAPPQPPGAPTEAQETPPASFDDAWPRPDRGRPGEPPAAPRRPPPPQRSPSSFAEAAPSSPPPPPPAPEPPAEEAPVTVLKSGVVDGMAYSLYSDGSIEAQMPEGMMRFASIDELRAHLDQRG